The window CGGAGATCGGCGAACACCCCTCCTGGGGCTGGATCCTGGGCTGGGTCGGCGTGGTCAACATGCTCTCCACCTACGGCCCCGACCACACGAGGCTGCGCAAGCTGGTGGCGCCCAGCTTCACCCAGCGGCGCACGGAGGCGATGCGGACTCGGGTGGAGGCGATCACCAGTGAGCTGCTGGACAAGGTGGCCGCGGCCGACGACGGTGTCGTGGACATCAAGGCGGCCCTCGCCCACCCCCTCCCCCTGCGCTTCATCTGCGAACTGTTCGGCGTGCCTGATGAGTTGGTGGCCGACACCACCCGGCTGATCGCGGCCATCATGGACACCTCGGACCCCTCACCCGAGCACGCGGCGTTCGTGCAGCAGCAGATCGGCACGGTGCTGCCTGCGCTGATCGCTCACCGCAGCGAGCACCCCGGGGACGATTTGACGACCGAGCTGATCCGGGTGCGCGACTCGGACGGCGACCGGCTCAGCGACGAGGAGCTGCTGTACACGCTGCTGCTGGTGATCGGCGCCGGGTTCGAGACGACGGTGAACCTCATCGGCAACGCGGTCGTCGCGCTGCTCGGCCACCCCGAGCAGCTGGCCGCCGTGCGCTCCGGGGAAATCGGCTGGGACGCGGTCGTCGACGAGACCCTGCGGGTCCACCCCTCGATCGCCTCGCTGCCGCTGCGGTTCGCGGTGACCGACATCGAGGTCGGGGGCGTCACGATCCCGGCCGGGGACGCCATCATCACGACGTACGCCGCCGCGGGCCTGGATCCTGCGCACTACGGCCCGGACGCGGACGCCTTCGACGCGGCGCGTGGAGCGGACGACCACATGGCGTTCGGCATCGGCGTGCACCGCTGCATCGGCGCCCCGCTGGCCCGTGTGGAGGCGATGACGGCCCTGCCGGCCCTGTTCGACCGGTTCCCCGGCATGCGGCTCGCGGTCGACGCGGACGAACTGCGGCAGGTGCCGTCGTTCATCGCCTTCGGCTGGCAGGAGATCCCGGTGCTGCTGGGCGACTGACCCGGAGACAGTCGCGCGAGGGCCGACCGGTCCCCCGTTCCGGTCGCGCCCCCGCGGCTCGTCGAACTTACGTCTCCGGCAGGGTGCTTGTGAACCGTGTCGATGCCCGCTGCACGGGGCGCGGGGCTCACCTGTGCACAAGTGAGTCCGGTTCGCCCCGCTTCACCCCGTGCAGGGTGGGCGGATCGAGGTCGCCGGCCGCCAGATGAGCGAGCACGACCTCGTACAGGTCGCCGCCGCCGACGAGGAGCTGGCGTTCGAGGACCGGTTCCGCGGCGCGGACGTGCTCGCGCACGGTCTGCGCGTGCACGCCCAGCGTCTGCGCGGCCCGCTCGGCATTGCCCCCGGCCGCGATCCAGGTGCGCAAAGTGCGGCGCAGATCGCGGGCGTCGGCGTCCAGGCGGGCCAGCAGGTCGTGCGCCCAGACGCGCATCGCGGGTCCGGTGAGCAGGTCGGCGGGTACGGGGGCCTGAACGTCCGGGCTGTGCTCCAGGCTCTCCTGGGTGTTGAGCGCGAGATGGACGACGGCACGGGCGGTGAGGTCCGAGAAATCGATCCCCAG of the Streptomyces sp. NBC_00287 genome contains:
- a CDS encoding cytochrome P450 family protein yields the protein MTVTDRTERFALDPFGSDIAAESARLRALGPIVPVDLPGGIPAWAPTGYDTLKGLILDPRVSKDPRKHWRLWPEIGEHPSWGWILGWVGVVNMLSTYGPDHTRLRKLVAPSFTQRRTEAMRTRVEAITSELLDKVAAADDGVVDIKAALAHPLPLRFICELFGVPDELVADTTRLIAAIMDTSDPSPEHAAFVQQQIGTVLPALIAHRSEHPGDDLTTELIRVRDSDGDRLSDEELLYTLLLVIGAGFETTVNLIGNAVVALLGHPEQLAAVRSGEIGWDAVVDETLRVHPSIASLPLRFAVTDIEVGGVTIPAGDAIITTYAAAGLDPAHYGPDADAFDAARGADDHMAFGIGVHRCIGAPLARVEAMTALPALFDRFPGMRLAVDADELRQVPSFIAFGWQEIPVLLGD